TTTGCGGCGAGCGCCGGGCCCAGCCCCGACACATAGCCCAACAAGGCGGCGGAGGCCGTGTTCAATTCTACCCCGACGGCGTTGACGCAGCTCATCACGGTATCGTCGAGGCTTCTTTTGAGCTCCGCCTGATCGACGTCATGCTGGTACTGGCCCACCCCGATCGCCTTTGCGTCGATCTTCACCAGTTCCGCAAGCGGATCGGCGAGTCGGCGCCCGATCGAAACCGCTCCCCGCACCGTAACATCCTCGTTGGGGAATTCCTCCCGGGCGATTTTGGAGGCGGAATAGACGGAGGCGCCGCTTTCATTCACCATAAAAATCTGAATCGTGTCGGGCAGGTTAAGCTCCCGCAGGAATGTCTCCGTTTCCCGGCCTGCCGTGCCGTTACCAATGGCAATCGCCTCGATGCGGAAGCGCCGGCAAAGGGATTGCACCGTCTCGCTGGAAACTTTTCGCATGTTTTCCGAGAGGTGGGGCAAGATTACGTCGTGATGCAAAAGCTTCCCCTGGGCGTCGAGGCAGACGACCTTGCAGCCAGTACGAAAACCGGGATCGATTGCCAGTATCCGCTTTTGGCCAAGCGGCGGGGCAAGCAGGAGCTGACGAAGATTATCGGCAAAAACACGGATTGCCTCCGCATCCGCCCGTTTTTTGGTAACCGCCCGGATTTCTGTTTCCATCGCACTTCCCAGAAGCCGCCGGTAGCTGTCTTCAACGGCCAGACGCACCTGCCCGGACGCGGCCCCCGTCCCGGTCACAAATATGGCCGTAAGCAGCGCAATTGCCTCCGCCTCCGGCGGGACGACGCGCATCGTCAAGAAACCCTCTTTTTCCCCGCGCCGCATTGCAAGAATCCGGTGCGAAGGCGCCTTCGCCGCCGGCTCCTCCCAGGCGAAATAGTCGCGATAACGGTTCCCTTCCGTCTCTTTTCCCTCGATGACCCGTGACTGGAAAAGGGCCTTCTCCGCAAAATACGCCCGCATCCGCGCCCGCGCCTTTTCGTCTTCATTGACCATCTCGGCGATGATGTCCCCCGCTCCCGCCAGGGCCTCCTCAACAGTCGCCACCCCTTTTTCCGGATCGACGTAGGGCGCCGCTTCCGCAAGCGGGTCGCAATCACCCTGGGCAAGGATAAGTTCGGCGAGCGGCGCCAGCCCCTTTTCCCGGGCGACCGTCGCCCGCGTCCGCCTTTTGGGACGAAACGGCAGGTAGATATCCTCAAGGACGGAGAGGGTTTCCGCCGCGGCAATGCGGACTGACAGATCGTCGGTCAGGAGTTCCCGCTCGGCCAGCGACTTGAGAACTGCCCCGCGTCTTTTCTCCATTTCGGCAAGCTGTTCGAGCCGGTCGCGGATGTCGGCAATCTGCACCTCGTCGAGGGCGCCAGTCGCCTCCTTGCGGTAACGGGCAATAAACGGAACCGTTGCCCCTTCTGCAAGCAGTTTAGCTGTGGCCGCCACCTGGCTTTGCTGAATATTCAGCTCCGCTGCCACTTTCGGGTAGTGGGTTTCAGGAACGTCGTGATGAATGTCAATCTGCTGGGAAGCGCTATTTTGAGCTGTCTCCGTCATATCTGCAATCCCTTTCTCCGGATATCATTGACGGGCCTCATATCATAAAAACATCTATTTGCGAAATGGTTCGTGGAGTATCGCCACGATAATTTTGTGCTTCAGGCAAGCGCCTGATTTGCAATGAAGGGCCGGTTAGTTTGAACCGGCCCTTTTCCACTTCATGCCCAATAGCCGGCTCTTTTATTTCTTTGCCGACAGAGGCACAAACCCAGCTTTTTGTACAAGCTTCTGGCCATCCGGGCTGAGAACAAAATTGATGTACGCCGCCGTTTCACGTTGGGGCTTTCCTTTTGTGTACATGTAAAGGTCGCGTGCTACCGGATACTCTTTGGAAAGGGCGGTTTTAGTGGAAGCCTCCACTCCGTTCACTTTCAGCGCCTTCACCGATTTGTCTATATAGCCCAGGCCGATGTAGCCGATCGCGTATTTGTTTTTGGAAACGGCCTGGACAATCGCGCCGCTCGAAGCCTGAAGCTGCGCGCGGGGAAAAACCCTTGCCTTCTTCAGCACGATCTCGCCCCATGCCTCAAACGTACCGGAGCTGCTGTCGCGGGAAACAACGACAATCTCCAGATCATCGCCGCCGACCTCTTTCCAGTTCCTTATTTTGCCTTGATAGATTTGGCTGAGCTGATCAGTGCTAAGATTGCTCACCTTGTTTTTGTGATTGACAACCGGCACAATAGCGTCGATCGCAACGACGTTCGGATAAATCTCTACGCCTTTCGCCTTTCCCAGGTCAATTTCCTGCTTTTTTGCTGCGCGGGACATGTTGGCGATATCCGCCGTTTTATCCACCAGCGCCTTGAACCCTTCTCCTGAACCACCGCCGGAAAGGGAGATGTTGCTGCCCGGGTTCTTCTTCATGAATGCCTCAATGGTCGCCTGAGCGATCGGGAGCACCGTTGTGGAACCCTTTATCACGATATTCCCCGCAAACGCCACCCCGGCGCTCGCCATCAGAAACGCTGTTGCAACTACCGTCTGTTTTATGAACCTTTTCATAATTTTCCTCCCAAGTATTTAATTTTGGTGGAATATATAATCTTTTTGTTGCAGGATGATGACATCAGGATGAAGATTGCATGAAAAAATTCGGAGGCGCCCCACGCAACGGCAAGTTTTTACGGGGATAATAATTGCCGGCTCTTTCGCAGAAATCGCCCTTTCCGCTCCGCCTTAAAAGTGAGGAGCGCAATACTTTACAATAACTTATTCCGTAATTTGTCGAAGTCGAGAATCGTGATCTTTTTTTCGGCAATTTCGATCAACCCCTGCTCGCGGAGGTTGCGCAGCTCTTTGTTGACGCTCTCCCGGGAAGCTCCGATCATCCCCGCGATGGTCGTCTGAGTGATGTTCAGCCGAATAACGCCGCCCTCTGCCTCCTGAAAGCCGTTATTGCCGACAATTTCCAATAGCTTCTTCACAAGCCGGGAGGAAACATTCAGGAAAAAGATGTCTTCAAGAAAGTCATCAGCCTTGCGCAGACGCTTCGACAGTGTGGAAAGTATAGTCCTTACGGCCCTTTCGTTATTTGCTACACACGAAAAAAAATCGGCTCGGGTCAGAGTGTAGAGATATGTTTCCTCTACGGCGACGGCGTCGGCTGAACGCGGCAGGCCATCGAGCAGGGCCATCTCGCCGCAGAAATCACCGGCGGAAAGAACTGCAAGGATCACCTCGTCGCCATTTATCGAATGACGCACGATTTTTATTTTTCCGGCGATAATCATATAAAGGGCGTTTCCCTCTTCACCCTTGCGGCAGAGAAACTCTCCCCGAGAGAGCGTCTGCCTTTGGAGAAGCGCGGCCAGACGCCCGGTATCCTCGGCGCGCAGCGATCGAAACAACGGAACTTGCCTCAATAACATTTCCCGGTTTGTCATTGATTGACCTCCTTAATTTCTGAACATTCTCTTTCTTGCTGTGAACTTCAGTCGGAGCAACCTGCCCCTGACAAGATCGGATACATCATGCAGAGGGTCCTTACCTATAACTTTTTCGCCGATAAAAGTAGCTTTATGAAATACGACACTGACCCCGATTAAGGTTCGGCAAACTTGTACCCGATGCCGCGCACGGTCAGGATGTAGCGGGGTTTTTCCTTGTCCGGTTCAATTACGCTGCGCAGA
Above is a genomic segment from Syntrophobacterales bacterium containing:
- a CDS encoding helix-hairpin-helix domain-containing protein, whose amino-acid sequence is MTETAQNSASQQIDIHHDVPETHYPKVAAELNIQQSQVAATAKLLAEGATVPFIARYRKEATGALDEVQIADIRDRLEQLAEMEKRRGAVLKSLAERELLTDDLSVRIAAAETLSVLEDIYLPFRPKRRTRATVAREKGLAPLAELILAQGDCDPLAEAAPYVDPEKGVATVEEALAGAGDIIAEMVNEDEKARARMRAYFAEKALFQSRVIEGKETEGNRYRDYFAWEEPAAKAPSHRILAMRRGEKEGFLTMRVVPPEAEAIALLTAIFVTGTGAASGQVRLAVEDSYRRLLGSAMETEIRAVTKKRADAEAIRVFADNLRQLLLAPPLGQKRILAIDPGFRTGCKVVCLDAQGKLLHHDVILPHLSENMRKVSSETVQSLCRRFRIEAIAIGNGTAGRETETFLRELNLPDTIQIFMVNESGASVYSASKIAREEFPNEDVTVRGAVSIGRRLADPLAELVKIDAKAIGVGQYQHDVDQAELKRSLDDTVMSCVNAVGVELNTASAALLGYVSGLGPALAANIVAWRDEHGPFSFRQSLLDVPRLGAKAFVQAAGFLRIRDGENPLDASAVHPESYSVVEKMAADLDCAVSDLMRDEELRQKIDANLYVSDDIGLPTLNDIMLELAKPGRDPRTKREEFHFAEGIEKLENLVPGMKLPGIVTNLTAFGAFVDIGVHQDGLIHTSQLADRFVKDPSTVLKVGQMLEVAVLAVDLERKRISLTLKKNPAAAANRSAERKSRDVAGSEKTSVRSSDDGKSASPGGKSFERNAQDDVRSGKALRQETGRAPRREENKSHQRFSPDKKGDKKPPHDKRQPEKVPFNNPFAAVFGKKE
- a CDS encoding phosphate ABC transporter substrate-binding protein, with protein sequence MKRFIKQTVVATAFLMASAGVAFAGNIVIKGSTTVLPIAQATIEAFMKKNPGSNISLSGGGSGEGFKALVDKTADIANMSRAAKKQEIDLGKAKGVEIYPNVVAIDAIVPVVNHKNKVSNLSTDQLSQIYQGKIRNWKEVGGDDLEIVVVSRDSSSGTFEAWGEIVLKKARVFPRAQLQASSGAIVQAVSKNKYAIGYIGLGYIDKSVKALKVNGVEASTKTALSKEYPVARDLYMYTKGKPQRETAAYINFVLSPDGQKLVQKAGFVPLSAKK
- a CDS encoding Crp/Fnr family transcriptional regulator gives rise to the protein MTNREMLLRQVPLFRSLRAEDTGRLAALLQRQTLSRGEFLCRKGEEGNALYMIIAGKIKIVRHSINGDEVILAVLSAGDFCGEMALLDGLPRSADAVAVEETYLYTLTRADFFSCVANNERAVRTILSTLSKRLRKADDFLEDIFFLNVSSRLVKKLLEIVGNNGFQEAEGGVIRLNITQTTIAGMIGASRESVNKELRNLREQGLIEIAEKKITILDFDKLRNKLL